The following are encoded in a window of Amphibacillus xylanus NBRC 15112 genomic DNA:
- a CDS encoding DUF3796 domain-containing protein: MKIRIQKPIKYLWLLGFLGFQGFKYFKTGEPLALFWFSYFSFFAYYFIGKMADEMQDERYFENSQRAKLKTAKIPLITLFTIGFFSGFSFVTKELIILICALGWAGTLISYAYLFWHYDQD, encoded by the coding sequence ATGAAGATTAGGATCCAAAAACCCATTAAATACCTATGGCTCTTAGGATTCTTAGGTTTTCAAGGTTTCAAGTATTTTAAAACTGGTGAGCCCCTGGCCCTATTCTGGTTTAGTTACTTTAGTTTTTTTGCCTACTATTTTATAGGGAAGATGGCTGATGAAATGCAAGATGAACGATATTTTGAAAATAGTCAAAGGGCTAAGTTGAAGACTGCTAAGATCCCCTTAATCACTCTCTTTACTATTGGATTTTTCTCAGGGTTTTCCTTTGTAACAAAAGAATTAATCATACTAATCTGTGCCCTTGGGTGGGCTGGAACCTTAATATCATACGCCTATCTCTTCTGGCATTATGATCAAGATTAG
- a CDS encoding diacylglycerol kinase, protein MKRCRVIYNPTSGRESFKSKLADVLVKLEQAGFETSAHETTEKGNAIEAARTAAERKFDVVIAAGGDGTINEVVTGLAEQEYRPRLGIIPAGTTNDFARALHIPKSVEKAVDVIISGQTRKLDIGKVNNHYFANIAGGGKITEVSYEVPSKLKTMIGQLAYLIKGAELLPRLRPIHTRIEYDGQVFEDEIMLFLVANTNSVGGFEKLALEADLSDGLFDLLVLRKCNIAEFIRALTAATRGAHFDDPNVFYVQAKNIKVETDEKMQLNIDGEYGGDLPGAFINLKQHIEFFLPSEEIINQLKSERQTEETLD, encoded by the coding sequence ATGAAACGTTGTCGAGTGATATACAATCCAACGTCCGGAAGAGAATCATTCAAAAGCAAATTAGCAGATGTTTTAGTTAAGCTAGAACAAGCAGGATTTGAAACATCGGCTCACGAAACGACAGAAAAGGGTAATGCGATTGAAGCCGCACGTACAGCTGCTGAAAGGAAATTTGATGTCGTTATTGCTGCTGGTGGTGATGGTACAATCAACGAAGTGGTTACAGGCCTTGCTGAACAGGAATATCGTCCTCGACTAGGAATTATCCCTGCTGGAACGACTAATGATTTCGCTCGCGCACTCCATATTCCAAAGTCGGTCGAGAAAGCCGTTGATGTAATCATTTCAGGACAAACAAGAAAACTTGATATCGGGAAGGTAAATAATCATTATTTTGCTAACATAGCAGGTGGAGGCAAAATTACGGAAGTATCATACGAAGTCCCAAGCAAATTAAAAACGATGATAGGTCAACTGGCTTATTTAATCAAAGGGGCTGAGTTACTTCCAAGATTGCGCCCGATTCATACACGAATAGAATACGATGGACAAGTTTTTGAAGATGAAATCATGCTCTTTCTTGTTGCAAATACTAACTCTGTAGGCGGATTTGAAAAATTAGCACTAGAAGCAGATCTTAGCGATGGACTATTTGATTTACTCGTTTTAAGAAAATGTAACATTGCAGAATTTATTAGAGCACTTACTGCAGCAACAAGAGGTGCACATTTTGATGATCCAAATGTATTTTATGTCCAAGCAAAAAATATTAAAGTAGAAACAGATGAGAAAATGCAATTAAATATAGACGGTGAATACGGAGGAGATTTACCAGGCGCATTCATCAATCTAAAGCAACATATTGAATTTTTCCTACCATCAGAAGAAATCATTAATCAGTTAAAAAGTGAACGACAAACTGAAGAAACTCTAGATTAA
- the ligA gene encoding NAD-dependent DNA ligase LigA, producing MSQIEKKINELRKQLQHYNHQYYVLDNPSVPDAEYDRLMNELIKLEEAHPELITPDSPTQRVGAKPLDVFEKVEHTTPMLSLANAFDVQDLRDFDRRIRESLSVDQVEYVAELKIDGLAVSLRYQDGVFVQGATRGDGSVGEDITQNLRTVRSIPLAINETNPIEVRGEVFMPKQSFLKLNEKRQEQELDLFANPRNAAAGSLRQLDPKIAAERNLDVFIYAVGEWQAGTSATHSEHLQYLSELGFKTNPEWKKCDNIDEVIQYVESWIDRRNELAYDIDGIVIKVDRLEYQDILKTTAKSPRWAIAYKFPAEEVVTKLIDVDFSVGRTGVVTPTAVLEPVRVAGTTVQRASLHNADYIEEKDIRINDTVVIKKAGDIIPEVVRVIPEKRGQDSQPFQMPTHCPSCQSALERLDNEVALRCVNLNCPAQLKEGLIHFVSRNAMNIEGLGEKIIEQLYQQKLVQKITDLYLLKEEELLKLERMGQKSVKNLLTAIEASKQNSLERLLFGFGIRFVGVTAARTLAMAFNDLDQLKEATYDQLVTVDEIGDKMAESIVMFFTNEDVIEMIDQLKALGVNTRYLGAKPTDTAIDAIFSEKTVVLTGKLEQLTRNEAKEKIEALGGKVTGSVSKKTDLLIAGADAGSKLTKAEQLGIEIWSEEQFIEAIK from the coding sequence ATGTCTCAAATAGAGAAAAAAATTAATGAATTAAGAAAACAACTTCAACATTATAATCATCAATACTATGTGTTAGACAATCCTTCTGTACCTGACGCTGAATATGATCGATTAATGAATGAATTAATTAAACTTGAAGAGGCTCATCCTGAACTAATTACGCCTGATTCACCGACACAACGAGTAGGTGCTAAACCATTAGATGTTTTTGAAAAAGTTGAGCATACCACCCCAATGCTGAGCTTAGCGAATGCATTTGATGTTCAAGACTTACGTGATTTTGATCGACGAATTCGTGAGTCATTATCAGTTGATCAAGTTGAATATGTAGCTGAACTTAAAATCGACGGTTTAGCCGTTTCGCTTCGTTATCAAGATGGCGTATTCGTCCAAGGAGCGACACGTGGTGATGGCTCAGTCGGTGAAGATATTACACAAAATTTAAGAACCGTTCGTAGTATCCCACTGGCAATTAATGAAACAAATCCAATTGAAGTACGTGGAGAAGTGTTCATGCCAAAACAATCATTCTTAAAATTGAATGAAAAACGACAAGAGCAAGAACTAGACTTATTCGCCAATCCTAGAAACGCTGCGGCGGGATCATTACGTCAATTAGACCCTAAAATTGCTGCTGAACGAAATTTAGATGTTTTTATTTACGCAGTAGGCGAATGGCAAGCTGGAACAAGTGCTACACATAGTGAACATCTACAATATTTAAGTGAACTCGGTTTTAAAACAAATCCAGAATGGAAAAAATGTGACAACATAGATGAAGTCATTCAATATGTTGAATCATGGATTGATCGACGAAATGAATTAGCCTATGATATTGATGGTATTGTGATTAAAGTTGATCGCTTAGAGTATCAAGATATATTAAAAACAACAGCTAAAAGCCCAAGATGGGCGATTGCATATAAATTTCCAGCAGAAGAAGTTGTCACAAAGCTGATTGATGTTGACTTTAGTGTTGGTAGAACCGGCGTAGTGACACCAACGGCTGTACTAGAGCCTGTTCGAGTAGCAGGAACAACCGTTCAAAGAGCGTCACTTCATAATGCTGACTACATTGAAGAAAAGGATATTCGAATAAATGATACCGTTGTGATTAAGAAAGCTGGTGACATCATTCCTGAAGTCGTCCGTGTCATTCCTGAAAAACGGGGTCAAGACTCACAGCCTTTTCAGATGCCAACACATTGTCCGTCATGTCAGTCAGCCTTAGAACGACTTGACAATGAAGTGGCATTACGTTGTGTGAACTTGAATTGTCCAGCACAATTGAAGGAAGGATTAATTCACTTTGTGTCCCGAAATGCGATGAACATTGAAGGCCTAGGTGAGAAAATTATTGAGCAATTGTATCAACAAAAACTCGTTCAGAAAATCACTGATCTATACTTATTAAAAGAAGAAGAGCTACTTAAGCTTGAACGAATGGGTCAAAAATCAGTAAAAAATTTATTAACAGCAATAGAAGCATCGAAACAAAATTCATTAGAACGCCTTCTGTTCGGTTTTGGGATCCGATTTGTTGGCGTAACCGCAGCAAGAACTCTAGCAATGGCATTTAATGATCTTGATCAATTAAAAGAAGCAACGTATGATCAGCTTGTCACAGTTGATGAAATTGGTGACAAAATGGCTGAATCAATTGTTATGTTTTTCACCAATGAAGACGTGATTGAGATGATCGATCAGTTAAAAGCACTTGGTGTTAATACACGTTATTTAGGTGCAAAACCAACCGATACAGCTATTGATGCGATTTTCAGTGAGAAGACAGTTGTTTTAACAGGAAAACTTGAGCAGCTTACACGAAATGAAGCAAAAGAAAAAATTGAAGCACTTGGCGGAAAAGTAACAGGAAGCGTGAGTAAAAAGACTGACCTTTTAATTGCAGGTGCTGATGCAGGTTCAAAATTAACGAAAGCAGAACAGCTAGGTATTGAAATCTGGAGTGAGGAACAATTTATCGAGGCGATCAAATAG
- a CDS encoding helix-turn-helix transcriptional regulator: protein MRPIQKFTCNLKKYRLEKGLTQEELAQLVGVRMETIIRLEAGKYNPSLKLAIDISRVVEVPIEEIFIYD, encoded by the coding sequence GTGAGACCTATCCAAAAGTTTACTTGTAACCTAAAGAAGTATCGTCTAGAAAAAGGCTTGACCCAGGAGGAACTTGCCCAGCTAGTAGGAGTCCGTATGGAAACCATCATCAGGCTTGAAGCGGGTAAATACAACCCATCTCTTAAGTTAGCCATTGATATTTCAAGGGTTGTAGAAGTGCCTATTGAAGAAATCTTTATTTATGACTAG
- the gatB gene encoding Asp-tRNA(Asn)/Glu-tRNA(Gln) amidotransferase subunit GatB, with the protein MNFETIIGLEVHVELKTKSKIFSPSPNHFGANPNENVNPIDLAYPGVLPLLNEEVINSAMKAAMALNCEIATHQKFDRKNYFYPDNPKAYQITQDTHPIGRNGWIDIEVDGKTKRIGITRIHMEEDAGKLIHSEDGYSLVDYNRAGTPLIEIVSEPDIRSPQEAYAYLEKLRNIIQFTGVSDVKMEEGSLRCDANISLRPIGQKKFGTKAELKNLNSFSFVQRGLEYEEKRQREVLLAGGEILQETRRYDEQTKETILMRVKEGADDYRYFPEPDIMPLYIDEAWKERVRAEIPELPDARKKRYIEEYKLPAYDAMVLTSTKEMSDFFEATIALGADIKQASNWLMGEVSAYMNKVQKDLADLALTPEGLAKMINLIGDGTLSSKMAKKVFAELVENGGDPEQIIKDKGLVQISDEGQLTEIITKILDANEQSIIDFKNGKDRALGFLVGQVMKETKGQANPPLVNKILLAEMNKR; encoded by the coding sequence ATGAATTTTGAAACGATTATTGGTTTAGAGGTTCACGTTGAACTTAAAACAAAATCAAAGATTTTTAGTCCAAGCCCAAACCATTTTGGCGCTAATCCAAACGAAAATGTTAACCCAATTGACTTGGCCTATCCAGGAGTTTTACCTTTATTGAATGAAGAAGTGATAAACTCTGCGATGAAAGCAGCAATGGCACTGAATTGTGAGATTGCTACGCACCAAAAGTTTGATCGGAAGAATTATTTCTATCCAGACAACCCGAAAGCTTATCAAATTACTCAAGATACCCACCCAATTGGAAGAAATGGTTGGATCGATATTGAAGTAGATGGTAAGACTAAACGTATTGGTATTACTAGAATTCATATGGAAGAGGATGCAGGAAAACTGATTCACAGTGAAGATGGCTACTCATTGGTTGATTACAACCGAGCAGGTACACCATTAATTGAAATTGTATCTGAGCCTGATATCCGCTCACCACAAGAAGCCTATGCATACTTGGAGAAGCTAAGAAACATCATTCAGTTTACAGGTGTCTCAGATGTGAAAATGGAAGAAGGTTCATTACGCTGTGACGCAAACATCTCATTACGTCCAATTGGACAAAAGAAATTTGGAACAAAAGCCGAATTGAAAAACTTAAACTCATTCTCATTTGTTCAAAGAGGATTAGAGTATGAGGAAAAGCGTCAAAGAGAAGTACTACTTGCTGGCGGTGAAATCCTACAAGAAACACGCCGTTACGATGAACAGACAAAAGAGACAATTTTAATGCGTGTTAAAGAAGGTGCAGATGATTATCGTTACTTCCCTGAGCCAGACATCATGCCATTATACATTGATGAAGCATGGAAAGAACGAGTTAGAGCTGAAATTCCAGAATTACCAGATGCACGTAAAAAACGTTATATCGAAGAATATAAATTACCTGCATATGATGCAATGGTCTTAACAAGTACTAAAGAAATGTCAGATTTCTTTGAAGCAACAATTGCTTTAGGTGCCGATATTAAGCAAGCATCAAACTGGTTGATGGGTGAAGTATCTGCTTACATGAATAAAGTACAAAAGGATTTAGCTGATCTAGCATTGACACCAGAAGGCTTAGCAAAAATGATTAATTTAATTGGAGACGGCACACTATCTTCAAAAATGGCGAAGAAAGTTTTTGCAGAACTTGTTGAAAACGGTGGCGATCCAGAACAAATTATTAAAGACAAGGGCTTAGTACAAATTTCTGATGAAGGTCAACTAACTGAAATTATTACGAAGATCCTTGATGCTAATGAGCAATCAATTATCGACTTTAAAAATGGAAAAGATCGTGCGCTTGGTTTCCTAGTTGGTCAAGTAATGAAAGAGACTAAAGGTCAAGCAAACCCACCATTGGTTAACAAAATTCTATTAGCAGAAATGAACAAACGTTAA
- the gatA gene encoding Asp-tRNA(Asn)/Glu-tRNA(Gln) amidotransferase subunit GatA — protein sequence MSVFDYTLKEIQEKLHNKELTVTDLVQASYDQIDRVEDKLKSFISLNKEAALEKAKQLDQETNETNNPLFGIPIGLKDNIVTKGIKTTGASKMLSNFDDPLYDATVVEKLNEANTVMIGKLNMDEFAMGSSTENSAFSTTHNPWNIDYVPGGSSGGSAAAVAGREVFFSLGSDTGGSIRGPSSYCGVVGLKPTYGLVSRFGVIAFASSLDQVGTITKTVEDNAHLLQAIAGHDPMDQTTVKVEIPDYQATLKDGVKGMKIAVPKEYLAEGISDEVRQSVMDALKVYEDLGATWEEVSLPHSKYAVPTYYIISSGEASANLARFDGIRYGHRSEKATNMIDLFKKSRSEAFGPEVKRRIMFGTLTQSAGYYEDYYKKAQQARRLIKADFDKIFEEYDVVMGPTTPTTAFKIGEKIEDALTMYANDLLTIPVNLAGVPAISIPSGYSKDTGLPFGLQIIGKHFDEATVFRAAYAFEQATDHHKKRPDLGGAK from the coding sequence ATGTCAGTATTTGATTATACATTAAAAGAAATTCAAGAGAAGCTACATAACAAAGAGTTGACTGTAACTGATTTGGTACAAGCTTCTTATGATCAAATAGATCGTGTTGAAGATAAATTAAAATCATTTATCAGTTTAAATAAAGAAGCAGCTTTAGAAAAAGCAAAGCAGCTTGATCAAGAAACAAACGAAACAAATAACCCACTTTTTGGAATTCCAATTGGTTTGAAAGATAATATTGTAACAAAAGGGATTAAAACAACTGGAGCAAGTAAAATGCTCAGTAATTTTGATGATCCCCTTTATGACGCGACTGTTGTTGAAAAATTAAATGAAGCAAACACAGTCATGATCGGTAAGTTAAATATGGATGAATTTGCAATGGGCTCATCAACAGAAAATTCAGCCTTTTCAACAACTCACAACCCATGGAATATTGATTACGTACCTGGTGGCTCTAGTGGTGGATCAGCAGCAGCAGTAGCTGGACGAGAAGTCTTTTTCTCATTAGGATCAGACACAGGCGGTTCAATTCGTGGTCCGTCATCATACTGTGGTGTTGTTGGATTAAAGCCTACTTATGGACTTGTTTCACGCTTTGGTGTAATTGCTTTTGCATCATCACTTGATCAAGTAGGTACGATTACAAAGACTGTTGAAGATAACGCTCATTTACTACAAGCGATCGCTGGACATGACCCAATGGATCAGACAACAGTAAAAGTAGAAATTCCTGACTATCAAGCAACACTAAAAGATGGCGTTAAAGGAATGAAAATTGCTGTTCCAAAAGAATATCTAGCTGAAGGAATTAGTGATGAAGTGAGACAATCAGTCATGGACGCGCTAAAAGTTTATGAAGACCTTGGCGCAACATGGGAAGAAGTTTCATTACCACATTCTAAATATGCCGTTCCAACTTACTATATTATTTCATCAGGAGAAGCATCAGCTAACCTAGCTCGCTTTGACGGTATTCGTTATGGTCACCGCTCAGAAAAGGCGACAAACATGATTGACCTATTTAAAAAATCACGTAGCGAAGCTTTCGGTCCAGAAGTAAAACGACGCATTATGTTTGGAACACTGACACAAAGTGCAGGCTACTACGAAGACTATTATAAAAAAGCACAACAAGCACGTCGCTTAATTAAAGCAGATTTTGATAAGATTTTTGAAGAATATGATGTTGTAATGGGACCAACAACTCCAACAACAGCATTCAAGATTGGAGAAAAAATTGAGGACGCATTAACAATGTATGCAAATGACTTGTTAACAATCCCAGTGAATTTAGCTGGAGTGCCTGCAATTTCAATCCCATCTGGTTATTCAAAAGACACAGGCTTACCATTTGGTCTACAAATTATTGGAAAACACTTTGATGAGGCAACGGTCTTTAGAGCTGCATATGCATTTGAACAAGCAACCGATCATCATAAGAAACGACCAGACCTGGGAGGTGCGAAGTAA
- the gatC gene encoding Asp-tRNA(Asn)/Glu-tRNA(Gln) amidotransferase subunit GatC → MAKVTKEQVKQIADTARLDISDEEADVFAQRLSEMLGYADVLKELDTEGIEPLYQVHDHTNVFRKDEPREWITQEEALKNAAVHKDGQFQVPSILE, encoded by the coding sequence GTGGCAAAAGTTACAAAAGAACAAGTGAAACAAATTGCTGATACTGCACGTTTAGATATAAGTGATGAGGAAGCAGACGTTTTTGCCCAACGATTAAGTGAAATGTTAGGTTATGCAGATGTGTTAAAAGAATTAGATACAGAAGGAATTGAACCATTGTATCAAGTTCATGACCATACAAATGTGTTTAGAAAAGATGAACCGCGTGAGTGGATTACTCAAGAAGAGGCACTAAAAAATGCAGCTGTACACAAAGATGGACAATTCCAAGTACCATCAATTTTAGAATAG
- a CDS encoding Vat family streptogramin A O-acetyltransferase, which yields MTGPDKKKLYPNENIKTVCYISNLPKRPNVEIGEYTYYSDNKKSPEKFYDNIEHHYEFLGDKLIIGKFCAIAEGVKFIMNGANHRMDGITTYPFNIFGGGWEKVAPTIEELPFKGDTVIGNDVWIGQNVTIMPGVVIGDGAIIAANSTVVKSVEPYTIYGGNPAKFIKKRFSDEKIEFLLKLQWWNWSEEEIFNNLEELTSEIDNFWNEENLNERKQI from the coding sequence ATGACGGGGCCAGATAAGAAAAAACTTTATCCGAATGAAAATATAAAGACGGTTTGCTATATAAGTAATCTACCTAAAAGACCAAATGTTGAGATTGGTGAATACACTTATTACAGCGATAATAAAAAGTCTCCAGAGAAGTTTTATGATAATATAGAGCATCATTACGAATTTCTAGGGGACAAACTGATAATAGGTAAGTTTTGTGCAATTGCAGAGGGTGTTAAGTTTATTATGAATGGCGCAAATCATAGAATGGATGGAATAACAACCTACCCATTTAATATTTTTGGTGGCGGATGGGAGAAGGTAGCACCTACAATAGAAGAGCTACCATTTAAAGGAGACACAGTGATTGGCAATGATGTCTGGATAGGTCAAAATGTAACCATTATGCCAGGCGTTGTAATTGGTGATGGCGCGATTATTGCCGCTAATTCAACAGTAGTGAAAAGTGTTGAGCCATATACAATATATGGTGGGAATCCAGCTAAGTTTATCAAAAAACGCTTTAGTGACGAAAAGATTGAATTCTTGCTAAAGCTTCAATGGTGGAATTGGAGCGAAGAGGAAATATTTAATAATCTTGAAGAGCTAACATCGGAAATAGATAACTTTTGGAACGAGGAGAATTTAAATGAAAGAAAACAAATATGA
- a CDS encoding CamS family sex pheromone protein, whose protein sequence is MKNFSKLLVIFFAVILIGCAPDFSSPNEVIDDTLPEDSGYETAIIPNYRVSESEYQVLLPYRLSQSRGVTTNQVANRLDITALENDLRRHSASVFDPETYFFQEGQQIGYSELFSWLERQSDSSELGLNPSVDIDEDASTEEKIEIERANPKYLSHILEQNYLVRTEDNVVQLAGISIGIAMKSVYRFQTEIGGPFYYEEIDYDEMMNQATKVAEQVVSRLRAKDGLQEIPIFVAIYREAPRDGLVPGNFVAKKLVQGGSQTVGNWDKINESYVLFPSSEARNLDSNLSSTIDEFKSGIEKFFPNFVGVIGEGFYQNGELQHLTLEIPIEFYGQAEVVGFTQYVYGLMMDNFQAHFDLEINIRSNQRQESLIVRKAGDEDAYVHIYER, encoded by the coding sequence ATGAAAAACTTCAGTAAGTTACTCGTTATTTTTTTCGCAGTGATACTAATTGGTTGTGCACCTGATTTCAGTTCTCCAAATGAGGTTATTGATGATACATTACCGGAGGATAGTGGCTATGAAACGGCAATTATTCCGAATTATCGTGTCTCGGAATCTGAATATCAAGTTCTCTTACCTTATCGTTTAAGTCAATCAAGGGGTGTAACGACAAACCAAGTTGCCAATCGACTAGATATTACGGCACTAGAAAATGATTTACGTCGTCACTCGGCATCAGTTTTTGATCCAGAGACATACTTCTTTCAAGAAGGTCAACAAATCGGTTATAGTGAGCTATTTAGTTGGTTAGAAAGACAATCAGATTCAAGTGAGCTTGGTTTAAATCCATCGGTAGATATTGATGAAGATGCATCAACAGAAGAAAAAATCGAAATTGAACGAGCTAACCCTAAATATCTATCGCACATCCTTGAGCAGAACTACTTGGTTCGAACGGAAGACAACGTTGTTCAACTTGCAGGAATTTCAATCGGGATTGCGATGAAATCAGTTTATCGCTTCCAAACAGAAATCGGTGGTCCGTTTTATTATGAAGAAATCGATTATGATGAAATGATGAATCAAGCAACAAAAGTAGCTGAACAAGTTGTTAGCCGTCTACGAGCAAAGGATGGCTTGCAGGAAATTCCGATATTTGTAGCGATATACAGAGAAGCACCACGTGATGGTCTCGTACCAGGAAATTTTGTCGCAAAAAAACTTGTCCAAGGCGGAAGCCAAACGGTAGGTAACTGGGATAAAATCAATGAATCTTATGTTTTATTCCCATCATCTGAAGCACGTAATCTTGATTCTAATTTATCTTCAACTATCGACGAGTTTAAATCTGGAATTGAAAAATTCTTTCCTAACTTTGTCGGGGTTATCGGTGAAGGTTTTTATCAAAATGGTGAATTACAACACTTGACTCTAGAAATTCCAATTGAATTTTATGGTCAAGCAGAGGTCGTTGGATTCACACAATATGTATACGGATTGATGATGGATAATTTTCAAGCACACTTTGATCTAGAAATTAACATTCGCTCAAATCAAAGACAAGAAAGTCTAATCGTCAGAAAAGCTGGCGATGAGGATGCTTATGTCCATATTTATGAGCGCTAA
- the rlmD gene encoding 23S rRNA (uracil(1939)-C(5))-methyltransferase RlmD, protein MSTKQTPVNKNQTIELTFEDITHDGNGVGKINGYPIFVTNVLPGEKAKVKVIKVKKNFAVGRRLELIEASPDRVEPPCNVFYKCGGCQLQHMSYDMQLKVKQNQVKSALAKFAHITDIPVEPTLGMEDPWRYRNKVQIPVGEKDGKLITGFYRPRSHDIIDEMERCIVTSEVNDDLVDIVREIANELGIPAYNEETHRGVLRHIMVRTGENTGQTMLVIITRTNKIPKQDEFIQRILEKQPNITSIMHNVNPDRTNVILGKKIKCLWGEAYIYDTIGDVKFAISALSFYQINPKQTKVLYDKALEYANLTGGETVIDAYCGIGSISLFLAQKAKKVYGVEIVPQAIQDAKKNAKLNDMDNTEFIVGQAEEVMPAWKENGLKPDVIVVDPPRKGCDEALLHAMVEMNPKRIVYVSCNPSTFARDLVILTEGGYKLKKVQPVDMFPQTSHVECVALMSRMED, encoded by the coding sequence GTGTCAACAAAACAAACACCAGTTAATAAAAATCAAACAATAGAATTAACTTTTGAAGACATAACCCACGACGGCAATGGCGTCGGGAAAATTAATGGTTATCCCATTTTTGTAACTAACGTATTGCCAGGTGAAAAGGCAAAGGTAAAAGTAATTAAAGTTAAGAAAAACTTTGCCGTAGGTCGCCGACTTGAATTAATTGAAGCAAGCCCAGATCGTGTTGAACCACCATGTAATGTTTTTTACAAGTGTGGTGGTTGTCAATTACAACACATGAGCTATGATATGCAGTTAAAAGTGAAACAAAATCAAGTTAAAAGTGCACTAGCAAAATTTGCCCACATAACAGATATCCCTGTTGAGCCCACTTTAGGTATGGAAGATCCATGGCGTTATCGTAATAAAGTGCAAATTCCAGTCGGTGAAAAGGATGGTAAATTAATTACAGGATTTTATCGACCACGCAGTCACGACATTATCGATGAAATGGAGCGTTGTATCGTTACCTCTGAAGTTAATGATGATTTAGTTGATATTGTTCGAGAAATCGCTAATGAACTTGGGATACCAGCCTATAATGAAGAGACACACCGAGGTGTATTACGTCATATTATGGTTCGAACTGGTGAAAATACAGGACAAACAATGCTCGTCATCATCACTCGGACAAATAAGATACCAAAGCAGGATGAATTTATTCAACGTATTCTTGAAAAACAGCCTAACATAACATCAATCATGCACAACGTGAATCCAGATAGGACAAATGTAATCTTAGGTAAAAAAATAAAATGTCTTTGGGGTGAAGCATATATTTATGACACCATTGGTGATGTTAAATTCGCTATTTCAGCACTATCATTTTATCAAATCAACCCAAAACAGACGAAAGTACTTTATGATAAAGCGTTAGAATATGCCAATTTAACAGGTGGAGAAACAGTTATTGATGCTTACTGTGGAATTGGAAGTATATCATTATTCCTTGCCCAAAAAGCGAAAAAAGTTTACGGCGTAGAGATCGTTCCACAAGCGATTCAAGACGCAAAGAAAAATGCTAAATTAAATGACATGGATAATACAGAATTTATTGTCGGACAAGCAGAAGAGGTTATGCCTGCATGGAAAGAAAACGGCCTAAAACCTGATGTTATCGTTGTTGACCCACCAAGAAAAGGATGTGATGAAGCACTGCTTCATGCGATGGTTGAAATGAACCCTAAGCGAATTGTCTACGTATCATGTAATCCATCAACATTTGCACGTGACCTCGTGATTTTAACAGAGGGTGGCTATAAGCTGAAGAAAGTACAACCAGTCGACATGTTCCCGCAAACGAGCCACGTTGAGTGTGTTGCCTTGATGTCAAGGATGGAAGATTAA